From Streptomyces sp. NBC_00690, a single genomic window includes:
- a CDS encoding ABC transporter ATP-binding protein, which produces MTTPMLTVEDLTLAVRRGEDSKPILASVSLSCARGEIVGLVGESGSGKSMTLRTAVGLTPAGSDVSGRVRVSGQDVLNASGKELTKLRSRTASMIFQDPRAHINPFQRIGTFLAEGLRVHQRLSKTAAARTAQGLLEEVGLPDPARHMRQYPHELSGGMLQRVMIAAALASEPELLLADEPTTALDVTTQAEIVSILLRLRRERGLSIVLVTHDLDLAVSACDRIHVMYAGSIVESASATELARAPRHPYTAALFAARPAPDRSELQAVSGRPLGLYEVKGGCAFAPRCPKVIDLCRETAPEPRPVDGHLVSCHRTTPPPLDRSSVLTKGERP; this is translated from the coding sequence ATGACCACCCCCATGCTCACGGTCGAGGACCTCACGCTCGCGGTCCGCCGCGGCGAGGACAGCAAGCCGATCCTGGCGTCGGTGTCCCTCAGTTGCGCCCGCGGGGAGATCGTGGGGCTGGTCGGCGAGTCCGGCTCGGGCAAGTCGATGACCCTGCGCACGGCGGTGGGCCTCACCCCGGCGGGCTCGGACGTCAGCGGTCGGGTGCGGGTCTCGGGACAGGACGTGCTCAACGCGTCGGGCAAGGAGTTGACGAAGCTCCGGTCCCGCACGGCGTCGATGATCTTCCAGGACCCGCGGGCGCACATCAATCCCTTCCAGCGCATCGGCACCTTCCTCGCCGAGGGCCTCCGCGTCCACCAGCGCCTTTCCAAGACGGCAGCCGCCCGTACCGCACAGGGGCTGCTCGAAGAGGTCGGACTGCCCGATCCCGCCCGGCACATGCGCCAGTACCCGCACGAGCTCTCGGGCGGGATGCTCCAGCGGGTGATGATCGCCGCGGCCCTGGCGAGCGAACCGGAGCTGCTGCTCGCGGACGAGCCGACCACGGCGCTCGACGTGACCACCCAGGCCGAGATCGTGTCGATCCTGCTGCGGCTGCGTCGTGAGCGTGGGCTGTCGATCGTGCTGGTCACCCACGACCTCGATCTCGCAGTGTCCGCCTGTGACCGCATCCATGTGATGTACGCGGGCTCCATCGTGGAGTCCGCGTCCGCCACCGAGCTCGCCCGGGCCCCTCGTCACCCGTACACGGCGGCCCTCTTCGCCGCCCGGCCCGCACCTGACCGCAGTGAACTCCAGGCGGTTTCGGGCCGGCCGTTGGGACTGTACGAGGTCAAGGGCGGGTGCGCGTTCGCACCCCGCTGCCCGAAGGTGATCGACCTCTGCCGGGAGACGGCCCCCGAGCCGCGCCCGGTCGATGGACACCTGGTGAGCTGCCATCGGACGACCCCACCGCCGCTCGACCGGTCGAGCGTGCTCACGAAGGGAGAGCGGCCGTGA
- a CDS encoding ATP-binding cassette domain-containing protein yields the protein MTATHPVTRVEKLRKTYDHGKVVAVNDVSFEVPVGGSLGIVGESGSGKTTTARLIVGLEAPDSGRIFFDGQEIGAGSSRKVRRQRARTVQLVFQDPYQSLDPRQTVGDAIDEVMRLHTDLQGGDFDARRTELLDQVGLGVREAAALPRELSGGQRQRVAIARALAANPKLLVLDEAVAALDVSIQAQILNLLSEIRRETGVALIFVSHDLEVVRWVADDVVVMFRGSVIESGSTADVLEHPEHPYTRLLLSSVPRLGWDPALVSQARREFLATQ from the coding sequence GTGACCGCGACCCACCCCGTCACCCGGGTCGAGAAGTTGCGCAAGACCTATGACCACGGCAAGGTCGTCGCCGTCAACGACGTGTCCTTCGAGGTACCCGTCGGTGGATCGCTCGGCATCGTCGGCGAGTCCGGGTCCGGCAAGACGACCACGGCCAGGTTGATCGTCGGTCTGGAGGCGCCCGACTCAGGCCGCATCTTCTTCGACGGCCAGGAGATCGGCGCCGGAAGCTCGCGCAAGGTCCGCCGACAGCGGGCCCGTACCGTCCAGCTCGTCTTCCAGGACCCTTATCAGAGCCTGGACCCCCGGCAGACGGTCGGCGACGCCATCGACGAGGTGATGCGACTCCACACCGATCTTCAGGGCGGCGACTTCGACGCCCGGCGCACCGAACTCCTGGACCAGGTGGGGCTGGGCGTGCGGGAGGCCGCCGCCCTCCCGCGGGAGCTGTCCGGAGGGCAGCGGCAACGGGTGGCGATCGCCCGTGCCCTGGCCGCCAACCCCAAACTGCTGGTACTGGACGAGGCGGTCGCCGCGCTCGATGTGTCGATCCAGGCGCAGATCCTCAATCTGCTCTCCGAGATCCGACGCGAGACCGGAGTCGCGCTGATCTTCGTCAGCCATGACCTCGAAGTCGTGCGGTGGGTCGCGGACGACGTGGTCGTGATGTTCCGCGGCTCGGTGATCGAGAGCGGATCGACGGCCGATGTGCTGGAACACCCCGAACACCCTTACACCCGACTCCTGCTGTCCAGCGTTCCGCGGCTGGGCTGGGACCCCGCCCTGGTGTCGCAGGCGCGACGCGAATTCCTCGCCACCCAGTGA
- a CDS encoding ABC transporter permease, translating into MAVMTESALVRRRGFSRRLGGNKTVALSIGVLVVFVLTALFAPWLAPHDPNAVSLANSLQGTSADHLLGTDQSGRDVLSRLIYGARSSLLGPLGVVVGATLLGVTIGVVAAWRGGWVDAALSRAIELIFAFPGVLLAILLVSVLSAGLKATVLALAIAYTPYMARMTRSAALSERHRPYIRALEIQGFPAVSIVVRHLLPNIAPMVLAQASLCFGYAMIDLAGLSFLGFGVQPPQADWGAMISEGQVALLQGAPLSALAPGVLIVVAVVCFSLIGEGVADRIRRADR; encoded by the coding sequence ATGGCGGTCATGACCGAATCCGCCCTCGTCCGGCGCCGGGGCTTCAGCCGGCGCCTCGGCGGCAACAAGACCGTGGCCCTGTCGATCGGGGTACTGGTGGTCTTCGTCCTCACGGCGCTGTTCGCCCCCTGGCTCGCACCGCACGATCCCAACGCGGTGTCCCTGGCCAACAGCCTCCAGGGGACGTCCGCCGACCATCTGCTCGGCACCGACCAGTCCGGACGCGATGTGCTGTCCCGACTGATCTACGGCGCCCGCAGCTCCCTGCTCGGCCCACTCGGTGTGGTCGTCGGCGCGACCCTGCTCGGCGTCACCATCGGTGTGGTGGCCGCCTGGCGCGGCGGCTGGGTCGACGCGGCCCTCTCCCGGGCCATTGAGTTGATCTTCGCCTTCCCCGGTGTGCTGCTCGCGATCCTGCTGGTCTCGGTGCTCAGCGCCGGACTGAAGGCGACCGTGCTCGCCCTGGCCATCGCCTACACCCCCTACATGGCCCGGATGACGCGCAGTGCCGCGCTCAGCGAACGGCACCGCCCGTACATCCGCGCCCTGGAGATCCAGGGGTTCCCCGCGGTGAGCATCGTCGTCCGGCACCTGCTGCCCAACATCGCACCGATGGTCCTGGCACAGGCGTCGCTCTGCTTCGGCTACGCCATGATCGACCTCGCCGGGCTCTCCTTCCTCGGCTTCGGCGTCCAACCGCCCCAGGCCGACTGGGGCGCCATGATCTCCGAAGGTCAAGTCGCCCTCCTCCAGGGCGCGCCGCTGTCGGCACTCGCCCCGGGCGTCCTCATCGTGGTCGCCGTCGTGTGCTTCAGCCTGATCGGCGAGGGTGTCGCCGACCGCATCAGAAGGGCGGACCGATGA
- a CDS encoding BCCT family transporter codes for MTHEQQPDDRGSRPVTASLADHPQETGRPSTDRVVFGVTAVLTLAFVVWGSIATDALEDISSSLLNGLIHNGGWAFVLAASGFVVFALWLAISRYGKIPLGHEDERPEFRTVSWVAMMFSAGMGIGLMFYGVSEPLAHFITPPPGTRPEDAAEAMSTAMATTLFHWTLHPWAIYAVVGLAIAYSTFRRRRRQTISAVFEPLIGKRHAYGGVGRVIDILAIFATLFGSAASLGLGALQIGSGFTELNWLATVGTGLLVGIIATLTVAFVASAISGVEKGIQWLSNINMVLALLLALFVFIAGPTILILDLLPTSIASYFGELPQLAGRTEAGGGEGVAEWLGNWTVFYWAWWISWTPFVGMFIARISRGRTIRQFVGGVILVPSTVSLVWFAVFGGTAMQLQKEGKLAGETTPEGQLFAVLQEYPIATAMSLLVMVLVGIFFVSGADAASVVMGTLSQKGAFEPSRLVVVFWGVLTGAVAAIMLLIGNGKGDALAGLQNLTILVAAPFVVVMLGMCVALMRDLRHDPLIVRGEVGAEMVESAVIAGHERYDGDFEIRIGPGEGDGDGGSGSGFGSGSGSGTTERRDDSG; via the coding sequence GTGACGCACGAACAGCAACCGGACGATCGGGGATCGAGGCCGGTCACGGCCTCGCTCGCCGATCATCCACAGGAGACCGGGCGACCCTCGACGGATCGCGTGGTCTTCGGCGTCACCGCCGTCCTCACCCTCGCCTTCGTGGTCTGGGGCTCCATCGCCACCGACGCCCTGGAGGACATCTCCAGCAGCCTGCTGAACGGGCTGATCCACAACGGCGGCTGGGCCTTCGTCCTGGCCGCCTCCGGCTTCGTGGTGTTCGCCCTGTGGCTCGCGATCAGTCGGTACGGGAAGATCCCCCTCGGCCACGAGGACGAAAGGCCCGAGTTCCGCACGGTCTCCTGGGTGGCGATGATGTTCAGCGCCGGCATGGGGATCGGTCTGATGTTCTACGGGGTCAGCGAACCGCTCGCCCACTTCATCACCCCTCCGCCCGGCACCCGGCCCGAGGACGCGGCCGAGGCGATGAGCACCGCCATGGCCACCACGCTCTTCCACTGGACGTTGCACCCCTGGGCCATCTACGCCGTCGTGGGACTCGCCATCGCCTACAGCACCTTCCGCAGGCGCCGCAGACAGACCATCAGCGCCGTCTTCGAACCGCTCATCGGCAAGCGGCACGCCTACGGCGGTGTGGGGCGCGTCATCGACATCCTGGCGATCTTCGCCACCCTCTTCGGCTCCGCGGCTTCCCTCGGGCTCGGAGCGCTCCAGATCGGCAGTGGGTTCACCGAGCTGAACTGGCTCGCCACCGTGGGCACCGGACTCCTCGTCGGCATCATCGCCACCCTCACCGTGGCGTTCGTGGCCTCCGCGATCTCCGGGGTCGAGAAGGGCATCCAATGGCTCTCCAACATCAACATGGTGTTGGCGCTGCTGCTCGCCCTCTTCGTCTTCATCGCCGGTCCGACCATCCTCATCCTGGACCTCCTGCCGACCTCGATCGCCTCGTACTTCGGTGAACTGCCGCAACTGGCCGGCCGCACCGAGGCGGGCGGCGGTGAGGGCGTCGCCGAGTGGCTCGGCAACTGGACCGTCTTCTACTGGGCCTGGTGGATCTCCTGGACGCCGTTCGTCGGCATGTTCATCGCCCGTATCAGCCGTGGGCGGACGATCCGTCAGTTCGTGGGCGGGGTCATCCTGGTGCCCAGCACCGTGAGCCTGGTCTGGTTCGCCGTCTTCGGCGGCACCGCCATGCAGCTCCAGAAGGAGGGCAAGCTCGCTGGTGAGACCACTCCCGAAGGTCAGCTTTTCGCCGTGCTCCAGGAGTACCCGATCGCCACGGCGATGAGCCTGTTGGTGATGGTCCTGGTCGGCATCTTCTTCGTCTCCGGTGCGGACGCTGCATCCGTGGTGATGGGGACGCTCTCCCAGAAGGGCGCGTTCGAGCCTTCACGGCTCGTCGTCGTCTTCTGGGGCGTGCTGACCGGTGCGGTGGCCGCGATCATGCTGCTGATCGGCAACGGGAAGGGCGATGCGCTGGCCGGACTACAGAATCTGACGATCCTGGTGGCCGCCCCCTTCGTGGTCGTCATGCTCGGCATGTGCGTCGCGCTGATGCGCGACCTGCGGCACGATCCGCTGATCGTGCGCGGGGAAGTGGGCGCCGAGATGGTGGAGTCCGCGGTGATCGCCGGTCATGAGAGGTACGACGGTGACTTCGAGATCCGGATCGGGCCCGGCGAAGGGGATGGCGACGGCGGCTCGGGCTCTGGTTTTGGTTCCGGTTCCGGTTCCGGGACCACTGAGCGCCGCGACGACTCCGGCTGA
- a CDS encoding ABC transporter substrate-binding protein, producing the protein MPRTTRRTTALAALTVVTALTLSACSGVEKAGGKQSDKPKLTTALPAAKGDVDGLRWALYAEPSSLDPIYSNDFPPMEVLANVCESLLRIDPDFTFKPSLATSWTTPDPLTWVYQLRDGVTLHSGATMTAEDVAYSLGRNLDKSLGSYHDAVYKNVASIKATGPSQITVRLKTPDAQFNQAMATPAGRVIGQSAAKKAGKKLGRPDGGVDCTGPFRLATWSAGKSITINRFDGYWDQARKAKAAKVEFEFIRDPAARTTAMLSGELDGSWFVPASGYAKLRTTDKGSLHFGRTSGSYVGMVTDLKGPLADAKIRRALSLAVDRQGIISAAVSGAAEPLKAPTAPGTWGYAQKELKAAYDALPDPNGSVDEAKKLVKEAGAPSEPITIAVTGSQSEMPIIGTEVKRAGESIGLKVDIKTLPADNYNALYSDAKAREGIDMLFSLWQADYPDPTALYQYLQSGDTFNFAQWSDPAFDKLIDEAKATADTTERAKLITQAQEIAVGQGIWMPLYSPFNPVYLKKGLTGAPISSVQLTYPWAADIGSAQ; encoded by the coding sequence ATGCCCCGCACCACCCGCCGCACCACGGCCCTCGCCGCACTCACCGTCGTCACGGCCCTGACGCTCTCCGCCTGTAGCGGTGTGGAGAAGGCAGGCGGCAAGCAGTCGGACAAGCCGAAGCTGACCACGGCACTGCCCGCAGCCAAGGGCGATGTGGACGGCCTCAGATGGGCGTTGTACGCCGAGCCGTCGTCCCTGGACCCGATCTACAGCAATGACTTCCCACCGATGGAAGTGCTCGCCAACGTCTGCGAGAGCCTGCTGAGGATCGACCCCGACTTCACCTTCAAGCCGTCGCTCGCCACCTCGTGGACCACGCCCGACCCGCTGACCTGGGTCTATCAACTGAGGGACGGGGTGACCCTGCACAGCGGGGCCACCATGACCGCCGAGGACGTCGCCTACAGCCTCGGCCGCAACCTCGACAAGTCCCTCGGCTCGTACCACGACGCCGTCTACAAGAACGTCGCGTCGATCAAGGCGACCGGTCCGTCCCAGATCACCGTACGGTTGAAGACACCGGACGCCCAGTTCAACCAGGCGATGGCGACGCCCGCCGGTCGGGTCATCGGGCAGAGTGCGGCTAAGAAGGCCGGCAAGAAGCTCGGTCGCCCCGACGGCGGAGTCGATTGCACCGGTCCGTTCCGGTTGGCCACCTGGTCGGCCGGAAAGTCCATCACCATCAACCGCTTCGACGGCTACTGGGACCAGGCGCGCAAGGCCAAGGCCGCGAAGGTCGAGTTCGAGTTCATCCGCGACCCCGCGGCGCGCACCACCGCCATGCTCTCGGGCGAGCTGGACGGCTCCTGGTTCGTGCCCGCATCGGGCTACGCGAAGCTCCGCACCACCGATAAGGGGTCACTCCACTTCGGTCGTACGTCAGGCAGTTACGTCGGCATGGTGACCGACCTCAAGGGCCCGCTCGCCGATGCGAAGATCCGCAGGGCGCTCTCCCTGGCCGTCGACCGCCAAGGCATCATCTCGGCGGCCGTGTCCGGCGCCGCGGAGCCCCTCAAGGCACCCACCGCCCCCGGGACCTGGGGTTACGCCCAGAAGGAGCTGAAGGCCGCCTACGACGCACTGCCCGATCCGAACGGTTCGGTCGACGAGGCCAAGAAGCTCGTCAAGGAGGCCGGAGCACCTTCCGAACCCATCACCATCGCCGTGACCGGTTCCCAGTCCGAGATGCCGATCATCGGTACGGAGGTCAAGCGGGCGGGCGAGTCGATCGGTCTCAAGGTCGACATCAAGACCCTGCCGGCCGACAACTACAACGCCCTGTACAGCGATGCCAAGGCGCGCGAGGGCATCGACATGCTGTTCTCGCTGTGGCAGGCGGACTATCCGGACCCGACGGCCCTCTACCAGTACCTCCAGTCGGGCGACACCTTCAACTTCGCCCAGTGGTCGGACCCGGCTTTCGACAAGCTCATCGACGAGGCGAAGGCCACCGCCGACACCACCGAGCGCGCCAAGCTCATCACCCAGGCGCAGGAGATAGCCGTCGGGCAGGGCATCTGGATGCCGCTGTACTCGCCGTTCAACCCCGTCTACCTCAAGAAGGGGCTGACCGGGGCGCCGATCTCCTCGGTCCAGCTCACCTATCCCTGGGCGGCCGACATCGGCAGCGCCCAGTAG